A DNA window from Brassica napus cultivar Da-Ae chromosome C1, Da-Ae, whole genome shotgun sequence contains the following coding sequences:
- the LOC106375407 gene encoding probable xyloglucan glycosyltransferase 5, whose amino-acid sequence MAPRLDFSDWWAKDARKGTPVVVKMENPNYSVVEIQGPDSAFRPVEKSRGKNAKQVTWVLLLKAHRAVGCLTWFATVFWSLLGAIKKRLSFTHPLGSERLGRDRWLFTAIKLFLALSLLILAFEIVAYFRGWHYFESPSLHIPTSTLEIQSLLHLVYVGWLGLRADYIAPPIKALSKFCIVLFLIQSVDRLILCLGCFWIKYKKIKPRFDEEPFRNDDAEGCGYVYPMVLVQIPMCNEREVYEQSISAVCQLDWPKDRILVQVLDDSNDESIQLLIKAEVAKWSQKGVNIIYRHRLVRTGYKAGNLKSAMSCDYVEAYEFVAIFDADFQPNPDFLKLTVPHFKDNPELGLVQARWTFVNKDENLLTRLQNINLCFHFEVEQQVSGVFLNFFGFNGTAGVWRIKALEESGGWLERTTVEDMDIAVRAHLHGWKFIYLNDVKVLCEVPESYEAYKKQQHRWHSGPMQLFRLCLGAILTSKIAIWKKANLILLFFLLRKLILPFYSFTLFCIILPLTMFVPEAELPVWVICYIPVFMSFLNLLPSPKSFPFIVPYLLFENTMSVTKFNAMVSGLFQLGSSYEWIVTKKAGRSSESDLLSITEKESPNKRSQLLRGVSDSELLELNQLEEQKQAVAKKPVKKINKIYHKELALAFLLLTAAVRSLLAAQGVHFYFLMFQGVTFLLVGLDLIGEQMS is encoded by the exons atggCTCCAAGGTTGGATTTTTCAGATTGGTGGGCGAAAGACGCGAGGAAAGGAACACCAGTTGTTGTCAAAATGGAGAATCCAAACTACTCAGTCGTCGAAATCCAAGGACCAGATTCAGCCTTCAGACCGGTGGAGAAGAGCAGAGGCAAGAACGCAAAGCAAGTCACTTGGGTTCTACTCCTCAAAGCTCACAGAGCCGTTGGTTGTCTCACTTGGTTCGCTACAGTCTTCTGGTCTCTCCTCGGTGCCATCAAGAAACGCCTCAGCTTCACTCACCCTCTCGGCTCCGAGAGATTAGGAAGAGACAGGTGGCTTTTCACAGCCATTAAGCTCTTCTTAGCTCTCTCCTTGCTGATTCTCGCGTTTGAGATCGTTGCTTACTTCAGAGGATGGCATTACTTTGAGAGCCCGAGCCTTCACATCCCTACTAGCACTCTTGAGATCCAGAGCTTGCTTCACCTTGTCTACGTTGGTTGGTTGGGGTTAAGAGCTGATTATATCGCTCCACCAATCAAAGCTCTCTCCAAGTTTTGTATTGTGCTGTTCCTGATACAGTCTGTAGACCGTTTGATTCTCTGCTTGGGCTGTTTCTGGATCAAGTACAAGAAAATCAAACCTAGATTCGATGAGGAACCGTTCCGTAATGATGACGCTGAGGGATGTGGTTATGTGTATCCAATGGTTCTTGTTCAGATACCAATGTGCAATGAAAGAGAG GTGTATGAGCAATCTATATCTGCTGTGTGTCAACTTGACTGGCCGAAAGATCGAATCTTGGTTCAGGTTCTTGATGATTCAAACGATGAAAGCATCCAGCTGTTGATTAAAGCTGAGGTTGCTAAATGGAGCCAAAAGGGAGTCAATATAATCTACAGGCATCGTTTGGTTAGAACCGGATACAAAGCTGGTAACCTCAAGTCAGCTATGAGCTGTGATTACGTGGAAGCATACGAGTTTGTAGCAATCTTTGATGCGGACTTTCAACCTAATCCTGACTTCCTTAAACTAACAGTTCCTCATTTCAAG GATAACCCAGAGTTGGGTTTGGTTCAAGCGAGGTGGACGTTTGTGAACAAAGACGAGAACTTGTTGACACGTCTCCAGAACATCAATCTGTGTTTCCACTTTGAGGTTGAGCAGCAAGTGAGCGGCGTGTTCTTGAACTTCTTTGGTTTCAATGGGACAGCTGGAGTTTGGAGGATCAAAGCACTTGAGGAATCTGGTGGCTGGCTAGAAAGAACAACTGTTGAGGATATGGATATAGCAGTCCGTGCGCATCTCCATGGATGGAAGTTCATATATCTTAATGATGTCAAG GTCCTTTGTGAAGTTCCTGAGTCATATGAAGCATATAAGAAGCAGCAACACCGTTGGCATTCTGGACCTATGCAGCTTTTTCGCCTTTGTCTTGGTGCAATCTTGACCTCTAAG ATAGCAATATGGAAGAAAGCGAATCTGATACTACTCTTCTTCCTACTTAGGAAACTCATACTTCCTTTCTACTCCTTCACATTGTTCTGCATTATCCTCCCACTCACCATGTTCGTTCCAGAAGCTGAGCTCCCCGTTTGGGTCATCTGCTACATACCTGTATTCATGTCTTTCCTCAACCTCCTCCCATCTCCAAAGTCCTTCCCTTTCATCGTCCCTTACCTCTTGTTCGAGAACACAATGTCAGTCACCAAGTTCAACGCCATGGTCTCGGGTCTATTCCAGTTAGGTAGCTCTTACGAGTGGATTGTCACAAAGAAAGCTGGAAGATCATCAGAGTCGGATCTTTTATCCATCACCGAGAAAGAGTCGCCAAACAAGAGAAGCCAGTTGCTTAGGGGAGTTTCAGACAGCGAGCTTTTGGAGCTGAACCAACTCGAAGAGCAGAAACAAGCGGTTGCAAAGAAGCCTGTTAAGAAAATCAACAAGATATACCACAAGGAGCTAGCGTTAGCCTTTCTTTTGCTCACTGCAGCTGTTAGGAGTCTCTTGGCGGCTCAAGGAGTGCATTTCTACTTCTTGATGTTCCAAGGTGTCACGTTTCTTCTCGTGGGTCTTGACCTCATTGGCGAGCAGATGAGTTGA